The Symphalangus syndactylus isolate Jambi chromosome 11, NHGRI_mSymSyn1-v2.1_pri, whole genome shotgun sequence genome contains a region encoding:
- the PSME3IP1 gene encoding PSME3-interacting protein isoform X2: MGTPINSQLVRTTGKTTCFLWLVPKMEASLGGLTPQLMGSDTVSIQIGCFIMDGGDDGNLVIKKRFVSEAELDERRKRRQEEWEKVRKPEDPEECPEEVYDPRSLYERLQEQKDRKQQEYEEQFKFKNMVRGLDEDETNFLDEVSRQQELIEKQRREEELKELKEYRNNLKKVGISQENKKEVEKKLTVKPIETKNKFSQAKLLAGAVKHKSSESGNSVKRLKPDPEPDDKNQEPSSCKSLGNTSLSGPSIHCPSAAVCIGILPGLGAYSGSSDSESSSDSEGTINATGKIVSSIFRTNTFLEAP; this comes from the exons atgggaaccccgattaatagccagttggtcagaaccACAGGTAAAACAACCTGCTTCTTGTGGTTGGTACCTAAAATGGAGGCTAGTCTTGGGGGACTCACCCCTCAACTTATGGGATCTGACACAGTCTCCATCCAG attgGTTGTTTCATTATGGATGGAGGGGATGATGGTAACCTTGTTATCAAAAAGAGGTTTGTGTCTGAGGCAGAACTAGATGAACGGCGCAAAAGGAGGCaagaagaatgggagaaagttcGAAAACCTGAAGATCCAGAAG AATGTCCAGAGGAGGTTTATGACCCTCGATCTCTATATGAAAGGCTACAGGAACAGAAGGACAGGAAGCAGCAGGAGTATGAGGAACAGTTCAAATTCA AAAACATGGTAAGAGGCTTAGATGAAGATGAGACCAACTTCCTTGACGAGGTTTCTCGACAGCAGGAACTAATAGAAAAGCAACGAAGAGAAGAAGAACTGAAAGAACTGAAGGAATACAGA AATAACCTCAAGAAGGTTGGAATTTCTCAAGAGAACAAGAAGGAAGTGGAAAAGAAACTGACTGTGAAGCCCATAGAAACCAAGAACAAGTTCTCCCAGGCGAAGCTGTTGGCAGGAGCTGTGAAGCATAAGAG ctcagagagtGGCAACAGTGTGAAAAGACTGAAACCGGACCCTGAGCCAGATGACAAGAATCAAG AGCCCTCATCCTGCAAGTCTCTCGGAAACACCTCCCTGAGTGGCCCCTCCATCCACTGCCCCTCTGCTGCAGTCTGTATCGGCATCCTCCCAGGCCTGGGCGCCTACTCTGGGAGCAGCGACTCTGAGTCCAGCTCAGACAGCGAAGGCACCATCAATGCCACTGGAAAGATTGTCTCCTCCATCTTCCGAACCAACACCTTCCTCGAGGCCCCCTAG
- the PSME3IP1 gene encoding PSME3-interacting protein isoform X4 has translation MEHQIGCFIMDGGDDGNLVIKKRFVSEAELDERRKRRQEEWEKVRKPEDPEECPEEVYDPRSLYERLQEQKDRKQQEYEEQFKFKNMVRGLDEDETNFLDEVSRQQELIEKQRREEELKELKEYRNNLKKVGISQENKKEVEKKLTVKPIETKNKFSQAKLLAGAVKHKSSESGNSVKRLKPDPEPDDKNQEPSSCKSLGNTSLSGPSIHCPSAAVCIGILPGLGAYSGSSDSESSSDSEGTINATGKIVSSIFRTNTFLEAP, from the exons ATGGAACACCAG attgGTTGTTTCATTATGGATGGAGGGGATGATGGTAACCTTGTTATCAAAAAGAGGTTTGTGTCTGAGGCAGAACTAGATGAACGGCGCAAAAGGAGGCaagaagaatgggagaaagttcGAAAACCTGAAGATCCAGAAG AATGTCCAGAGGAGGTTTATGACCCTCGATCTCTATATGAAAGGCTACAGGAACAGAAGGACAGGAAGCAGCAGGAGTATGAGGAACAGTTCAAATTCA AAAACATGGTAAGAGGCTTAGATGAAGATGAGACCAACTTCCTTGACGAGGTTTCTCGACAGCAGGAACTAATAGAAAAGCAACGAAGAGAAGAAGAACTGAAAGAACTGAAGGAATACAGA AATAACCTCAAGAAGGTTGGAATTTCTCAAGAGAACAAGAAGGAAGTGGAAAAGAAACTGACTGTGAAGCCCATAGAAACCAAGAACAAGTTCTCCCAGGCGAAGCTGTTGGCAGGAGCTGTGAAGCATAAGAG ctcagagagtGGCAACAGTGTGAAAAGACTGAAACCGGACCCTGAGCCAGATGACAAGAATCAAG AGCCCTCATCCTGCAAGTCTCTCGGAAACACCTCCCTGAGTGGCCCCTCCATCCACTGCCCCTCTGCTGCAGTCTGTATCGGCATCCTCCCAGGCCTGGGCGCCTACTCTGGGAGCAGCGACTCTGAGTCCAGCTCAGACAGCGAAGGCACCATCAATGCCACTGGAAAGATTGTCTCCTCCATCTTCCGAACCAACACCTTCCTCGAGGCCCCCTAG
- the PSME3IP1 gene encoding PSME3-interacting protein isoform X5: MDGGDDGNLVIKKRFVSEAELDERRKRRQEEWEKVRKPEDPEECPEEVYDPRSLYERLQEQKDRKQQEYEEQFKFKNMVRGLDEDETNFLDEVSRQQELIEKQRREEELKELKEYRNNLKKVGISQENKKEVEKKLTVKPIETKNKFSQAKLLAGAVKHKSSESGNSVKRLKPDPEPDDKNQEPSSCKSLGNTSLSGPSIHCPSAAVCIGILPGLGAYSGSSDSESSSDSEGTINATGKIVSSIFRTNTFLEAP; encoded by the exons ATGGATGGAGGGGATGATGGTAACCTTGTTATCAAAAAGAGGTTTGTGTCTGAGGCAGAACTAGATGAACGGCGCAAAAGGAGGCaagaagaatgggagaaagttcGAAAACCTGAAGATCCAGAAG AATGTCCAGAGGAGGTTTATGACCCTCGATCTCTATATGAAAGGCTACAGGAACAGAAGGACAGGAAGCAGCAGGAGTATGAGGAACAGTTCAAATTCA AAAACATGGTAAGAGGCTTAGATGAAGATGAGACCAACTTCCTTGACGAGGTTTCTCGACAGCAGGAACTAATAGAAAAGCAACGAAGAGAAGAAGAACTGAAAGAACTGAAGGAATACAGA AATAACCTCAAGAAGGTTGGAATTTCTCAAGAGAACAAGAAGGAAGTGGAAAAGAAACTGACTGTGAAGCCCATAGAAACCAAGAACAAGTTCTCCCAGGCGAAGCTGTTGGCAGGAGCTGTGAAGCATAAGAG ctcagagagtGGCAACAGTGTGAAAAGACTGAAACCGGACCCTGAGCCAGATGACAAGAATCAAG AGCCCTCATCCTGCAAGTCTCTCGGAAACACCTCCCTGAGTGGCCCCTCCATCCACTGCCCCTCTGCTGCAGTCTGTATCGGCATCCTCCCAGGCCTGGGCGCCTACTCTGGGAGCAGCGACTCTGAGTCCAGCTCAGACAGCGAAGGCACCATCAATGCCACTGGAAAGATTGTCTCCTCCATCTTCCGAACCAACACCTTCCTCGAGGCCCCCTAG